In a single window of the Candidatus Deferrimicrobiaceae bacterium genome:
- the purF gene encoding amidophosphoribosyltransferase, translating into MSFKDECGVFGVFGHPEAANLAYLGLYALQHRGQESAGIASTDGGVITFHKEMGQVADIFSEDILARLPGDCAIGHVRYSTTGSSELKNAQPFVVDFESGSIAIAHNGNLVNAQQIKRELEINGSIFQSTMDTEVIIHLIALSRRETIEERIGEALSRVRGAYSLVFLLPDKLIAVRDPQGIRPLVIGTIKGGGHVVASESCALDLIEGTLLRDVAPGEMVVIDRDGVRSLMPFPHVAPHFCVFEYIYFARPDSVMSGTSIYEVRKRMGHRLAIENPVDADIVIPVPDSGVPAAIGFSEESGIPFEMGLIRNHYVGRTFIEPQQSIRHFGVKIKLNAIRDVVEGKRVVVVDDSIVRGTTGRKIIKMIRTAGAKEIHLRISSPPTTFPCFYGIDTPSRRDLIAATHSLDEINTYLTSDSLGYLSMEGLHACVPDGARGGYCHACFSGDYSVPLEEADAEEQLPLFRGSVHV; encoded by the coding sequence ATGTCCTTCAAGGATGAATGCGGCGTTTTCGGCGTCTTCGGGCATCCAGAAGCCGCCAATCTGGCCTACCTCGGGCTTTATGCCCTGCAGCATCGGGGGCAGGAAAGCGCGGGCATCGCCAGCACCGACGGCGGCGTGATCACGTTCCACAAGGAGATGGGGCAGGTCGCCGACATCTTCTCCGAAGATATCCTGGCCCGGCTACCCGGCGATTGCGCCATCGGGCACGTCCGCTATTCCACCACCGGTAGCTCCGAGCTCAAGAACGCACAGCCCTTCGTGGTCGATTTCGAGAGCGGGTCCATCGCGATCGCACACAACGGCAACCTCGTCAACGCCCAGCAGATCAAGCGCGAACTCGAGATCAACGGATCGATCTTCCAGTCCACGATGGACACCGAGGTCATCATCCATCTCATTGCGCTGTCCAGGCGCGAGACGATCGAGGAACGGATCGGCGAGGCGCTATCCCGGGTGCGCGGCGCCTATTCGCTGGTTTTCCTCCTGCCCGACAAGCTGATCGCCGTCCGCGACCCCCAGGGTATCCGCCCGCTCGTGATCGGCACCATCAAGGGCGGCGGCCATGTCGTTGCTTCCGAGTCGTGCGCTCTCGACCTCATCGAAGGCACCCTTCTCCGGGATGTCGCGCCGGGCGAGATGGTCGTCATCGACCGGGACGGGGTCCGGTCTCTCATGCCGTTCCCCCACGTTGCGCCCCACTTCTGCGTGTTCGAATACATCTATTTCGCCCGGCCCGATTCCGTGATGTCCGGCACCTCGATCTACGAAGTGCGCAAGCGGATGGGGCACCGACTCGCCATCGAGAACCCCGTGGATGCCGACATCGTCATCCCGGTGCCCGACTCCGGCGTTCCGGCGGCCATCGGCTTTTCCGAGGAATCGGGGATCCCCTTCGAGATGGGGCTCATCCGGAACCACTACGTGGGGCGTACATTTATCGAGCCGCAGCAGTCCATCCGTCACTTCGGCGTCAAGATCAAGCTCAACGCGATCCGTGACGTGGTCGAGGGCAAGCGGGTGGTGGTGGTCGACGATTCGATCGTGCGAGGCACGACCGGCCGGAAGATCATCAAGATGATCCGGACCGCCGGGGCGAAGGAGATCCATCTCCGGATCAGCTCCCCGCCCACGACCTTCCCGTGCTTCTACGGCATCGACACCCCGTCACGCCGCGACCTGATCGCGGCCACCCATTCGCTCGACGAGATCAACACGTACCTCACCTCCGACTCGCTCGGATATTTGAGCATGGAAGGGCTGCACGCCTGCGTCCCCGATGGGGCGAGGGGGGGATACTGCCACGCCTGTTTTTCCGGGGACTACTCCGTCCCGCTCGAGGAGGCCGATGCCGAGGAGCAGTTACCTCTGTTCCGCGGGTCGGTCCACGTCTAG